One Nicotiana tomentosiformis chromosome 4, ASM39032v3, whole genome shotgun sequence genomic window carries:
- the LOC138910039 gene encoding uncharacterized protein, protein MGSLAHLEAYQRPLDKEVHRLASLGVCLADSSEGGLKEGIHKHKTMAFSLGMDDGTLRYQGRLSVPNVDGLRERIMTEAHTARYSLHPGSTKMYHDLKEVYWWNDMKRNVADFVARCPNCQQGKAEHQRPGELAQNIEIPM, encoded by the exons atgggtagtttggctcacttggaggcgtATCAGAGGCCATTAgacaaggaagttcaccgattggctagtttaggagtttgtcttgcggactctagtgaaggaggg ttgaaagagggTATTCATAagcataagaccatggccttttctcttggaatggatgatggtacactaaggtaccaagggcgactctctgttccaaatgtggatggtctccgggaaagaattatgactgaagctcacactgcTAGGTATTCcttgcacccaggttctacgaaaatgtatcatgatcttaaggaagtctattggtggaatgatatgaagagaaatgtggcggattttgtggcaagatgtccgaattgtcagcaagggaaggccgaacatcaaaggCCTGGTgagttggcacaaaacatagaaattccaatgtga